The Gopherus flavomarginatus isolate rGopFla2 chromosome 16, rGopFla2.mat.asm, whole genome shotgun sequence genomic sequence GAGAGCACCGCAGGTGGCTCATGCAGAGACCAGGTGCAGGGGGACGTGCGAGATTCCCTTTACCCCTGCTCACAAGAGGCCAAGTTCAGCCTGTGGCCCTGGCAGCCTCCGAGGCACCTAAGAAAAGCCAGCAGCTAGTGCCAGCGGAAACGGTGCATCAAGGATCCTCGGCAGGTCGCAACACACCCAAGGGCGACTCGGAACCAGAGGCAAGAGACTCCGGCCCTGGTTTCCCCCTGCATCTGGGCAGGGCCCCAGGACTGGTCTGGAACCTGCTACGGCCCATTAAGCCCCAGGGGAGACCATCCCAACAGGCAGCCCCTGTGGAAGAAGCCGGTTCCTGCTAAGAGCAGCTGGGACCAGCTATTCCCGGACTGCACCAGAGGCTTCCCATGCAGCCCAGAAGGCCCAAGCACTGGGGACAGACACCAtaaaaatgctgctgctgcttggcacGGGAGAGCTGGTGTTCACAGGCCCTCAGACGTGGAGCCGAGTGTGTGACACGACGTaggcaggggctgtgtgcaggcaggctgGGGGCCGGTCTGACCCCCCAGCGGAACCAGCTGGGACAGGCGGGGGGCTGAGTGTGTGACACGACATAGGCAGGGGCTGTGCGCAGGCAGGCTGGGGGCCGGTCTGACCCCCCAGCGGAACCAGCTGGGGCAGGCGTGGAGCCGAGTGTGTGACACGACATAGGCAGGGGCTGTGCGCAGGCAGCCTGGGTGCTGGTCTGACCCCCCCCAGTGGAaccagctggggcaggaggggggctcagTGTGTGACACGACATaggcaggggctgtgtgcaggcaggctgGGTGCCTGTCTGACCCCCCAGTGGAACCAgctggggcaggcggggggctgAGAAGCGGAAGACACCCCCTGTGagcagtgacccccccccccccagcgtccAGAGAGGACGCAGACTGGCCTGTGATTTGATGCAAGGAGAACCTGCAGGTGGAGCCGACAGGGACCTCAAGGTTCCTCTTCCTTGGGGGGAGCTGAGTCCTTCCAGTGTCCCAgactcctccccacctccagcccctgctAGACAGAcaatgggggaaggggcagcaaacAGGACACCcgcctttcccaggccaggaaggAAGGCAGGTCCCATTCTCCTTCACCCCGTCTCTAACACAGACTCCCAGGCCCATGTCCCACTTGGAGCTCCCTAGGTTTGCTGCTCAGTGCCCCCCCCCGGACGGAGGGACACCCTCATTCTGAAGTGAGCCGGACTAGCCACTTGGCCTGCAGGGTAACAGACAACGCGAGCCCCGTTTCCCAGCACACAGCCAGGGCTCGGCCGTGTACCCAACACAGGAACGGACTGGAGCCCAGAAGATAAAACCTTTAGTGGGTTCCCTTAGTGGAGGGAGCAGCAGAGCTCAGAGTggtgacccccaccccccagtctccCTCAGGGGCTCAGGAGCCCTCTAGATAGCTTAAAAACCGAACGCGCCCAAGGTGAGCTGAGCTCAATGGGATAGACTGGAGATTAAAGTGCAAACCAGAGAACTGGTGCGGCTGGTGAGAGGGGAAGGATAAAAATCCCAGGAGCTCTCGAGAGACGTATCCCAGTGGGAACTTTGTGGTTTTGACACCCCACCCAAGTCAGTATGAATGAGACCATCTGCCACACAGCCATGGAATCCACCCGGCACACGATGCTGGGTGCATCAGCGTGGCATTACCACCATCAATGGGATTACGGGGCCTGGCCACTGCTCGCACCGGATATTTTCACGATTCTATTCCTGCTACTGAGACTTATCTACAGAGAAATCGTCTGTGTAGCGATCAGCACTAGCCAGAATCAGCCCCCCCGCTGGATCACAGGATTCCAACCCCGCACTTCCCCCCGTTCCCCATCACTGCCGGAAAGGCCACCCAGGACGAAGTCAAGGACActgcagcttcccccctccccacccccaaacattgaaatagaaggggggggggaagagaacaggagaaaaATTAAAGAGTAAACCCACAAAAGACACCCTCAGAAAACAGTGTTTTCTGTAGGTCCCCGTTCAACTTATTCTTCATAAAATAAACCCACAGGGATTAAGTTTCCACCTCCTttgggcccctccccccagcattaaATAAGGGGGGGGCGGTAGAAGAGGACAGGTGGTATGGGACCGAGAACACAGATTTACCAAAGCaaagagggggtgggtgggggggtgggaggagttaGCTGGGAGAAGGAGATGGGGAACAAGCAGAATTAGGTAGCTATTTGCACCTATAATACAAAGTGAAGAGAGTTTGTTTTTTGGAAGTTAAGTCCCCGGTCGATCTGGTTCCACTGTCACTGGCCTGATGGGAACAGATGTCTGGCGGTGGTTCTGAAGCATTAAAAAAGTGCAGTTAGAGGCGCCGGGAGGGATTCGGTTCAGCCGGGGGTCGGTGCGCCGGTGTTAGGGGAGGTGAAGTGTGGTGGACGGGGGTGGGAATGGAGGGTCTCTCTTAGCTCGTCGTCTCGCGCCGGCCTCGCTCTTGAACACCACCCTTCAGTTGCTACAACACTGGCTCTTGTTCTGCTGGGTCTGCTCGTGGAGGTCCACCCCTCGGTTCCGTCCCGCCACGCCACCCGTGCTCTGGGGCTCGCTCTTTGGCAGCTTCTTggctggaggggggagagggggagagtgagcaaggCCGATGGAGAGGAGCAGCTCCCCTCCCTACCCCCTGGGACACTGGCACCAGCCACCTTCTGCCCAGACCGGTTCTCAGATGGCCCATTTCTGAGACTCAAATCTGGATTTTAGAGCcacctccctgcttcccccaccaccactctgCTTTCTAGGGAACCCGGCTCCTGTCCTGCTGTGTCCCCTGTGGCCCTGGAGAGCTAGCCAGTGCCAGGATTGCTGGCTGGAGTCACTCCTGTGCGGGTCCTGCTGCATGACCAATCGTTACTGGTGCCACCCAGGACAGAAGGGCCTTCCCATGGATGCGGAGAGTTGGGAACGTCCCAGGTGATGCAGATTCCGTGCAAGCAGCAGCTCTCAGGCCTTTTGTTTGCACACATGGATTTGAAGGCACTAAAGCCTGAGGTGCTAAGACACCCAGAAACCAGGTAGCCCTGGAGGTGCGAGAAGCAGCCAAGGTTTCAGGGATGTGGAAGGTCTCTGAGGGCACAAAGACCCAGCAGCCTAACCTGTAACCGCAAAGACTAGCCTGGCGCTTCCCCAGTGGAGAGCGCAGTCATGGGTCCCCTCCGAGCCAGCCAGCGCTAATGCAGCTTCAGCATGGAGCCTCCACACTGAGCCCAGCGCCAGAGCCCGATGGCAGATCACTGCTTGCTTCTCTACTGAATATGGAGCAGTaaagctcctcccccaccccaaatgccTTCAGGAACCACGGGCACGTCCAGTCCTGTGGTACTGGAGCAGGACAGGAAGGGGAGCTCCAGACCTCCACAGGGACTGGAGGAATCAGAGCGCCGATGGGAAGTGCCTCGCGCAGCCCCCGGTGCGGAGCTCCTAAGACAGGAGCCTGGTGCGTGCCGCACCCACACCTTACCTATCGCCAGGAAGAGATCGTTAACATTCATCGCTGTCTTGGCCGACGTCTCCATGAACAATAGGCTGTTGTCATCTGCATAAGCTTGTGCCTCCTGTAACAGAGATGCAATTTCCACCGTTGAGGGGGGTTCCCGACTGGAGGGCATGGGAAGGATGAGTGGCAGCCAGACTCACCAACGAGGCCCTTTTACGGGCACTGACAGTCCCGCCTCTACACAAGAGGCTGAGGTCCTCTGCTATGCAGCCGAGCCAGTGGCTCCAGAGACGGACCCTTAACCCCAGCTGAGCTGGAGGCAGGAAGCAGCAAACTCTGCTCTCTGGGAGGCTTCGAGAGGCTGCTGCAGGGGCTTGGCTGTGCCAACAGACCTAGCTAGGTGCCCGACAGGAGCAGCGATCCACCTCGAACGGCGGGGGGAGAACTCCCCTGTGCCACTCAGAGGAGCTGCCAACATGGCCAGGACACCCCTGCTCCTGGGCGGATTAGATTCCAGGGgtctgctcccccttccctgtgCAGCCCCCACACTCAGATTCTGGGAGTACCTGACAGAGCACGTGTTCAACGGACTCACGAGCTGCTTGCTGGCCGACCCCCGGCCAGAGCAGAGAGACTCATGGGCTGCTGCAGCTAGATGCCAAGAGGCTTTCAAAGGCCAGGGGCTGAATTCAGGTGGCGACCGGGGGCTGGGACACCTTAGCCAAGTCCACAAACCCCAGCTACTCACTTCATATTCTACCATGCGCTTGTTGGCGAGGTCGGCCTTGTTGCCTGCTAGGGCTATGACAATGTTGGGGCTGGCTTGCCGCTGCAGCTCTTTCACCCATGTCTTCGCTCGGGCAAATGTTTCCTGGAAGGGAAATGCGGGAGAGGACAGCGTCAAGTCAGTGACCTGCCAGGTTCTGGGCCGTGAGCGGCCAAGCTAGAcacagaacccaggtttcccagcTCCTGGCCTTACTCCTGAGACCATCCTCCCTTCTAGAGTGGGACAAATTTCACCCCCCACTCCCCATTCCCTCCAGCACCAAGACAGCTAAGGGAGAACTCCCAATGTACCTGGTTGGTGATGTCATAGACCACAATGGCAGCTTGTGCCCCCCGGTAATACATGGGGGCCAGACTGTGATATCGCTCCTGGCCAGCCGTGTCCCAGATCTCAAACTTGACTGTTGTGTCATCCAGGCAGACGGACTGTGTGAGAAACGCCGCTGTGGAGAGTTAAGGAGACAGTGGTACGGTAGCACTCAGCCCATTGCGTAGGGCAAGAGAGGCCCTGCCCTGGCGAGCTGTCAAGCTAAGGAGACTGATagcaaagcctgggaggggaagtgactgccCAAGGGTGTGCAGCAGGTCTCCTGGCTCTGAATCTAGGACCTTGGAGCCTCCTGCCTCTCTAGGCACACAGGAGCAGGTTAATCATTTCAAGTCTGGACATTCACATTCACCCCCTATTGCTGAAACCCTGCTGTGCACAACAGCTGCTTATCTAGAGATCAAAGAGACGGCGCACATGGCGGCTGCAAACAAAAGCCCGTGCTGTGTTCTGCAAGAAGCTGGGGGCTCCCGCCCCATCAGACATGGGGGATACAGCCACGTCCAAATAGGAACAGTGTTTGTGCCCAGGCTGGTTGGCACATCCTGATGCCGTCGTGTGGGATGCAACATGAGTTAGCGTGGGATACTGCGATCTACGTTTTCAAGAGGGACTAGCAATCGTGTTAAAAGGGGCTTGGTTTCCAGAGAAGCCCAGCACCCTCTGGTGTTAAGGTGGGAGCCTAGCTCCTTTCCAAGACATTCGCCTTCAAGAGCCTGGTTCCAttccctgcagcttttggggcatGCAGCCCCCCTCAATAAAAAGGCTTTGCACGTGACTTTCAAAACCGACTGGCCCTCAAATCCCCCTCGCAAAGGGAGGGAACCGGATACAACGGGGCGGTGTttgcctgcagcagagccaggagtcttggctcccagttCCCCACAAACGGCCATCTGTGGATTTGCGTGGCCATGTGAGTGTGTTCTCAGTACCCCCGGCTAGGGGAAGGCAGGCGGAgagaaagcaaaacacattcaaaAAGGTTCTACCTGAGCGCTCAGGTGGTGAGCAACCCGGgtaccatagaatctcagggctggaaagggcctcaggaggttctagtcccactccctgctcaaagcaggcccaatccccagacagatttttatcccagttccttaagtggccccctcaaggattgagctcccagccctgggtttagcagggcaatgctcagacccctgagctctccctcccccactgctgggCGCTGAAGGAGTCAGGAACACGTCTCCTGGGGGATTCACCTCGTGATTACTCAGCGCTTCCTCAGCCCTCCACCACTGCAAGTTCTCAAGGAAAGATGGTCCCCACTTTACAGAGGGGGCAGTGACACGCGCACACACGTGAACAGAGATCGGGTGTCAGCTCCTGCTTCATGCCTCACTGCCCGTTCTACAGACACACCACCGATTCATCGAGATCCGGTGGGCGATCTTGCCTCAGCCGTGATCTGAGAACTGGCTGTCCCGTCTCACACGCACTACGGGACTTTCAGGAGCATCAGCAAGTCACAGCTGCATCCTTCTACATGCAGCGAGGCTGCAGGGAACTCTGGGAGGAGCATGGATTCATTACGCCAACGAGCACTGAGCCTCATCCCTGCGACTCACTTGGGCCCCTCTGCAGGTGCCACAGGCCTTGGGCGGCTCCCAGTGACACGACAGGATCTGAAGCGGCTAATCAAGGGAGGAGCGAGGGAAGCCAGGAGCGCCAGAGGACGGTGGGGAAGTCTGTCTACCCCCCCCAGGCACTCCCCCGCGCCCTCGCACAGCACTTACCCCCAATGGTGCTCTCCTGGTATTCGTGGAACTGACCCTTGACGAAGCGCAGCACCAGACTGGACTTCCCCACCGCAGACTCGCCCAGCAGCACCAGCTTAAACTGACAGATTTTACTAGCTTGGGACTGACCATTCGGCCGGGCGGCTCCTCTGCTGGTCATGGCCTGGATTCTggtcacaccctgcaccccagcgGATCCGAGAACCTTCGCGCCACTGACCAGCTCTTGGCTTGGTTCTGAGCCCAGGAACAGTATCCTAGTGGCTCGACTCTCCTGAAACACAAGAGGGGGAAGAATCAACACCCGGCACAGATACAACACTACAGAGGTGGACATCTCAGACAGGAACTCGGTTGGCCTGAGCTGCCTTCCGCTCCAATCGTACAGAAGCCGAGTGCAGCAGGAAAGCACCGATTACTCTGCTAAGCCCCAAACAGCCCTACAAGAGGGACTGAGCCCCAGTTTATGGACCAGTAACCGCCTTGCATACCACACACAAGGGTGCGCAAGGAACAGAACCCGGGAGTCCGACTTGCCTATGCACCTCCTAGGCCACGCTCCCTTTCCTGCCAAGAGCTCCGATTCCCCCACACATGAAGGCAGAGAGGCCGGCGCCCCGAGCCTCACTGGTGGATGAGCTTTAGAAAGGAGCATGCTGACAAGCACAAATTGGGGCACGGAGTGAAAGAAAAAGCCGGATCCTTACAGCTGAGTGAGTGAGTCAGCAATCCTAGCAGATGTCTCACTCGCATTCCTGGAGACCTAGCAAACAGCTTCTGGATAGGAACGTGCGTTGCACCATGTGGTACTAAGGGCCGGGCGGAGGGGCAGCGCCTCTGACCTGTTCTAGGAAGGGGCAGGAGGATTCAAGAGCTCTCTGTTGTGCAGCAACAAGCTCAGGCCCCATTTGCAGCCTGAATGCAGCTGCAAGTGGCCTGAAATGCCACAttatctcctctcctctccctccccctggctcTCTGGGGGCAGGACGGAAGGACTGAACTATTTCATCGCTGCCGTTCGGAAGGGAAATTCTTAACTGAGGGACAGTCAGGTCAATGTTTGTTTATGTCTTTGGAGATCCCCATTCACACAAGCAGTACAGGCTCACCGCCTCCACACGAGGGCTATTGGCAGGCCACATTCCCTGCCCAGCAACCCCCACCCCTTTTAAGCCCTTGCAGGGGTCTGCAAGAGAGTGAAACTGATGCAACCCTGGTCAGTTTCACATGGCCACTCCCCCTGGCCAAAAATGgttctgccccatccccagcaaTGGGTGAAAAGAACCACCCTGCAGGGAGTTCTCAGGAGGGACACGTGGCGAGACAGAAGCGTCACTACACCCAGAGCTGTGCTGGGTTTACCTTACACCAGTCTAACCCCAGTCAGTTAGACCAGTGCCAGGGGCTGCGAGAACAACTTACTGCAGTTTAAGTGAAGTCAACTAGGAATCGGTTTAAACTAGATCGCAAtaagccactctgaaacctgacgcCCCCAAAGGTTTGCACGAGTGGAACATGTACAGTCAATACCAGAGATCCTATTTCAAGTGGTGGCCAGTGGTGGGCGGAGGGGTTAACCAGGCAGGGATAGAACGGGAATTGAAATAGGACATTAGCACCCAGACATCTGCATCACAGAGATGTGAACTACAGACTCTTGTTTTGGTTCCAGTTTGTGTGTACCAACGCCTCCGGTCTGCCAGCGGCTGTGAGTTCAGGTCCCCGAGGTCTCTCAGGACTTCAGCTCAATCCTTTGTTCAATGCACTAAGACAGGGATAAAGGATTCCTTCGACATGATGTGAAATGCATTTTAAGACCTCAAAGCACATGCATGCTAGCAATGCTTCTTTACTAGAATCCCCTTAGAAAACAACgtaagaagtgggctgtagcccatgaaagcttatgctcaaatttttaagtctctaaggtgccacaagtgctcttgttctttttgtgttCATTCAAATAGCTCTACATCTGCTTTGGGATGTTTGTAACTGCAAAAAAGATACCGGGAGCGATGGAAGAAAACGGCATTAAACTTCAGTGTTTATTTCACCGTTTAACAGATTAAATTAAGTGGTGAACATCTTAGCCCTTTATTCCAGTGGATTCGTACCCCTAGCGATGAGTCAGGGGAAGTTTAGCATAATGTGTGGTGGTTAGTTTGCCTACCAACTCTCGGGAGCCCATTTCTGGATTCCATAGCCAGCACTGGCGACCTTGGCGCTAAGGGCAGACAGGTTTCTCAGACTTGGCCCAGTTGCCTACGATTTTTCCAGATGAGTCCTGATTGTGGCTATCAAATccgagacaccttaaagggacctgattgCACAGCCTCTGAGTCAGGTCTCTTGGAGACCTCTTAAATCAgacacccaaaaatcactagccATTTTTCAGTGTCTCAGGCCTTTCCTTCTGTGTTCAAACCCTAAAGGAAGCACTTCCAGGCCTTGAGGTGAGAGATCGGATCCAAGTCTGCTGTTATAGGGAAGACACTGGAGCAAAGATTTGTTAGCATTAACAGGGCCAAGACTACAAGAAAACAAGGGTCATCTGAAGACCCACCAGCAAGCAGCCAGGAAAAGCCTGGCCTGGCCATTTCCCGTTCCCCATCTGCTTGGAGACACAAGCAGACTAGAAGGCAAAACCTAGCAGGAAAGGCTAAACGTACCCACTGATTTGTACAACTGCAACGCTGGGCAGCCCGATACTTCCCAGCCCCACCAAAGAAGAGGGACAGTCGCCCATTTATTTTTCTAAACCAAGAATCCAAGAACAACGTGAAAAGGTTTCAAAGCCCGTAATGGCCAAAGCCAAATACTGTGTGTTCAGCTTTCCTGGAGCTGAGCTGGCTAAAGACAGGGAAACGCTTCCTTCCGCTTTGAGGACCTTGTTTTGTTAAATATGTAAGAGAAACGATTAAGCAATGACCTCGTCAGCATCCTATGAGAGTTTCCTGGGGAGAGTCCTGCGTGATTCTGGAGAAGCAGCCTGCACAGTTGGTGCTCATTTCATTCACTCCCCAAGTCACTGCTGTCCTCCAGGGTGGGTGGACAGGAAAGTCGAACGTAAAGGCACTTTTCAGATTCTTTCACAGCATAAGGACGCTGACACAAGCCAAGTTACCCACCTCCTCACTGCAGCTCAGGTCACCTAAGTGCCTAGTAAATTAGTACCAGAGAAAACTGTCATCTCTCAGCAATTCTCTGCACTCAGACAGGGCCTTCCAAAACCAAGGATCTACAAACCGAGCTGAATTAAGCCTCCCCATGCCCCCGGGAGTAGCAACCCCATTTCAGACAGGAGGACGGGAAAGCACAGACATGAAGTCGCTTCCAAGTCTGGCAGAGCCGTGTGTCAGGCATAAGAACGTTCTACCTGCGCGTTATTTCACACGATAGCTCCTAAGAGCTTCTTCTGTTACGTGGGTTCCCTCCCCAACAAGACCAAGCTTCTTCATAGCGTTTGAAAGTGAGCTGTGCACACACAATCACAAGAACAGACAAACCGACACAGCTCATGGAGGTACCCAGAAAGGTTAGAAATCCTGTTGAACTATTGGTGTCCAGAGACCAGGGACTGGCATGAGAAGGGAAGCTGAATATAAATGCTACAGCCGCTCTTTAGACCAAGCTCttcggagcagggactgtctcctctGCATCGTGCCGAACGAGGTGCTGTTCTTGGATGATCCCTAGCCACCGCTGTAATACACACCATCAATACAATCCCAGGAAAGCTCCAGGAACTCACCCCCCATGCAAACAGAGTAATTGATCCATCCGTGCACTCGTATTCACTAAATACAGAGCCCCAGAGCAACAGAAGCTTCCACCAATAACAAGAATGAATTTCATTGAGTTAAATTCAATCAGAAAAGCCCCCCTCTGAAGCATGGGGGCCCCTacagatcaggggttctcaaacgacccccccaacatgctataaaaactccatggcccagctgtgccatcacaactgtttttctgcgtAGGGAGTAGCAAGGAGGGCAATtgtctggggccccacaccacaaggggccctgcaaagctaagttgctcaggcttcggcttccaccccagccctggtggTAGGGCTTGGGACCCCGGGCTGCAGTTCCACGTGGCTGGACTTTGGCTTTctggcctgggccccagtgagcCTAATGCCAGCCACGCTCGGCAgagcccctgaaacctgctcgtggccccccagggggcccagccccctggctgagagccactgtgaTGGATCATGTGGACACTTTTCTTTAAAAGGCTCCTGACCAAATGCGGCTCTTTCATTGACTACCTGAAATAAGTGGCATGAGGTATCCGACCCCTAACAGGTCAAAGCCCACTGTCCATCAGCTCTTCGGATCTCTCAGTAAATCAGTGTAACCGGCCGTAGCAGCCTTCGGACGTTTCCAGAGTCATTTTATACCTGCATGACTAATATTAAACATCTGCTGGAACCACAATTACTGTCCAAAAAGTCACTTACCAACCAAAGCAAAACTTTCCAGTAAGCAACTAACAGCTGGCTCAGCAACTGATgaccccccacccagagccccatTTTATTCTGCAGCAGCGACTTACACATCGCAATCCTTAGCTTGCACAAGTCACAATAAAAGTGTTCTAGCAGCAGCAGCGCTGCTCCGGCCTGGCAGCCGACCAGTCACGCTGTGCGCTGGCATCTCCACTGCCAATATTACAGATTCAGGAGTCCGTTTGGCTAACCGTTGTGTTACCCTGAGAAGCGGAGCAGGGGCTCCTCAACAGCCGGCTCTGACGCACTGAGCAAGTTCAACTTCTTGTGGACAGTACAGGGTGAAAGACTTGGGAAAGGGATCCACACAGCCCAGTCCTTGCAGATTCCTCGTCCCCTATTACCGGCACTGAAAGGAGGAATACTGGCATAGGGAGCTAGCTCGATAACCACCCTTGGATCAGATCAGGCCCCGTTTCACTTCACTGACCTCGGCGGGGTCACAGGAGGGATGAATGTGATCCATTGCAATTCAGTCATTAAGAGATTCAATAGCAGAACTTCATTTCAGGGGAGGGCCTGCTCAGGAGATACTCCCAGGAGTTGGAGTTGCAACAGCCTATCTGGGTTAACTGCTTTCCTGTTGCCAGTGTTACTTTTCCTATGTCTTAATCACATACAACATAAGCCATTGCCATCAAAACCACACGCATGGGTTAAACCTGCCATCAGGCCTCTTTCTCCCACCCTGCTTTATTACCTAGCCAGACAGCGAAGAGGATGCAACGTTCTAGAGCCGACCAC encodes the following:
- the RAB5B gene encoding ras-related protein Rab-5B → MTSRGAARPNGQSQASKICQFKLVLLGESAVGKSSLVLRFVKGQFHEYQESTIGAAFLTQSVCLDDTTVKFEIWDTAGQERYHSLAPMYYRGAQAAIVVYDITNQETFARAKTWVKELQRQASPNIVIALAGNKADLANKRMVEYEEAQAYADDNSLLFMETSAKTAMNVNDLFLAIAKKLPKSEPQSTGGVAGRNRGVDLHEQTQQNKSQCCSN